ctcgCAAGGACCATTAACTTGTTTAGTATTTGCATTCTAGCTGATGACTTTTCATCGTACACAGGGAAGGCTAGTTGTAATAATGTTTCTCAGATGGAAATCTCTGGTGTATCGAGcaaaacttcaaaagaaaaGATTGTCTCTCGAATCTCGCATGACAAATGCAGCACACTCGAATCTCACACTAATGGGAAGGGTGATACGAATGAATATTATGGTAGCTATCTGTGGTTTGGGCCCAAAGGAAATGGCGGTAAGTGCCTAGATGACTTGTGCTCTATTCGGTTACTATTGAGGTTTTGAGGCAATACTCAGCTCTCTTTTATGTTCACTTATATATTATCATTGTATTAAGGCTCTTCTCTTATTTGAGCTACTTTCTTATTTCAGGGTCAAATAATCTCTATCCTGGTGATATAATTCCATTTACTCGGAAACctattttcttaattattgACAGTGACAACAGCCATGCATTCAAGGCAGGTTTGTCATAACTTGTGTATAACTTATCAGGCAAAATGAAAAACACTATAGTTTCAAACAGAATTTCTTGCTGTGCTACCAATATGATTTTCATTATTAGTTTCAAGTATGATTCTTTCTATGAATTGAGGATTTTCCAGCTTCCACTTTCCTTTGGTGCGCCCACTGTCCACGCTTCTTCCTTTGTACTTTTTTGATGACTAAATCATGTGATAGGGTTTTTTATATTTCTAAATGTTCTTATCTAATTTAATTTGGGTGTTAGCATTCTTTTTTAAAGCCTTCTGCATGAATTGTTGTTTTGGGTGCTTCTTGATATACTTTACATCTTTACCTggacaggttttttttttttgtaaaccaGAAGTGTTGAACCCATTATGTTTAAGGATGTCTCAAGGATAAAactaagaaaatattttctctaATGCTTTTCGCTTATCTAAAGGGCGTGTTGTTGCATCATTCATGTACTGGCTTATGAGATTGTTTGGGGGACCTTGCTTGTGTGCCATGTTTACATGTGAAATGTGATGATGGCCAGGTCCTACATGGAGCAGAAATAGGGGAAAGAGCTGCTATAATCCTTTCACCCTTGAAGTCAGCATTCAAGAACCAACTCGGTTCTGGTGTAGTGCATAATGGAAGTCAGTTTACCCTCTTCTTGACTGCTCCTGTACAAGCATTCTGCCAAATGGTTGGCCTCTCCCCTTCAAACACTGATGTGGTAAGTTGAAAACGTAAGCTTTTGAAGTCCCAAGGTTTTCTATTCTTGAAGTTGTTCTAATTTAATGAGGTTTTGCTCTTAGGATGTTTACAACAATGCTGAAAGCATACTCTCCACTGCCTTCTCTGCATGGGAAGTGATCCTTTGTACGTTAACTAACCTGGATTTGGTCTGGGCACAAGTTCTATCTGATCCATTTTTAAGGCGGCTTATCCTCAGGTACTAATCTTTCATATTAAGCAAATATCAGGTTTTCATAATTTTTCGTTATTTTAGTGTGCTCTACTAGATCTTATGGTGAACTGGAGTTACTCCAGCTCTATGAAGTGATTTTCTGGTGTTACATGTCTAGCTTTAAATAATTTTGTACAAAACTATATGTATTGTTTAGAAATGTTTAGTTTATAACTCATCAATATACTTTGGCATttcaatcaattaatttcaatgtCTATATCTTACCTTGATGACAAAAAggttttttatttcttcaagTGACCTGTTTTGTTTGGACACTCTAGACATCTTTTGTGGGGTGAGGAAGTATATGTGAATATGCATGCAAAGAGcattttctctcttcctttttgtttatttaactatatatatatatatagatgtacaGATATATATGAAAAACCTTTTTTGCATGCATAgatataaaaatatgaaatctgGGTTTGGGTCTTATGTTTTAGCTGAGTCAGCAAAATAAACTTATCTGCAGATTCATATTTTGCCGATCCGTGCTTTATCTCTTCTGCTCTCCGGAAGAGAGGGAACAATATTTGCCGGTTTGCTTGCCCCATCTTCCCCCTTCCGTGTCTCCATCATCAGACGTTGTGCGGTCTGCTGTCATCAGTCTCTCAAATCACCTCAACGTTGCTGACTGTTTTCGCTTTGACGACACATGATTAGGGCCATAAATTTTGAAAGGTATTTGTAATTAAGCATTACAGCATTCTGGCAGTCTGGTTCCTAGATTGAATGGGGTTTCCATCAAGCCTTGCAgcattgagacgtaacttgtgaAAGGGTTCAAGCTGGCAATGAAAAGAGCACTGATTCAGTGTGGTTGCTCCTGCTTGTTTTATTGCAAATATGCTACCTCGTGGTGGTTTCAGAGCCTGCGTGCTGTAACGTCTGGTGGTTTGTTCTCTGTAGATGAGTTTTTATGGTGTGTTTTGAGCATTGCAGGATGTGTAGGAGGCGATTGTGTATAAAGCTAATTGCTTTAATGATTGTGGTAGAACTGTTTCGAAGTAGTACCATTTTTATCTTCTGGATGAGAGATTAATAGGAGGTCAGCAAGTGACAcattctttctttccttcttttttaaaaattttttaataCACTTTCAGCGGCATTTACACATATTCATGGAGAAGCTGCAAAAGAGGCAGGATGTCAAAGAGGGGAGTTCAGGATTGCTGAAAGTTTAGCTCTACACCTTTACGAAATGTATTGCTTTAGTTTCATATTTTGGttatattccaaaaaaaaagtttcatatTTTGGTCATTTGCCTGGTTATTTTctgttcttctcttcttttgtaaTAAAGAAATTACAAACTTCAGTGTGACTAGAGTCGGAAAAACAAGTATTAAGATTGCAGTTTAAATTGTGTCATTCCACCAAAAACTGACTATTTCCCTCTATTTTTTCTTGATGGATTTGGTTTTTATTCCATAGGATTTGGGACTTCAATGTCGTTGATGGAAGAAATTCCTCAATTGGCCATTTTTCTAGGCCACAATGGTAAGAATGTAGACATGGAACAATACAAACAGCATCCCAGCTAACAGAAGCAGTTATTtaaacaacaaataaaaaaactcgATCAAACAACCTGCAAATCATTGAGAGCTTCTGCCATATCATGCAGACTTGGCTGAATTTTAATCGTCTGCAATGAGTGAGACAATAAGAACCCAATAACGACCCTAGTCTCGATCTTACTTCGCCTGAAAAGTTCATCAAAGCATTTTCACTATAGATGTACTGACAAAGCAACATGTCATAACTATTATTCTCATAATAGTTACAGGTCTTTGCTGATGAAAAGCATATGAAAAAATTTCATTGCAAAACACGAATGGTAACCTTATTCTTGGAATGGGAGCAAATTACCCAGAATTGCCAAGTTTTGAAAGGAAGTAGGGCGTTTGAGAAACTACTCATTCTTGGTTGGTTCCCAAGGCTGGTATCTGGTCCAATCTCTTTGCCCAGGATTAAGGGTATGTCCCTTGGAATGGTAGATGTACTGCTCACCCTCTCCGGAGAAATTCTCCTTGTGGTCAATTCCATACCTCTTGGGTTTCAGCATCAGCAGCTCATCACCTGTATGATCGGTTATGTGGTGTAGCCAACCATGCCACTCTGCTGGCACTTGAGAAGCATTGTAACGACCCTTTTGTGCGTATTCAACCCACCTGTGCCTTCCATGTTGGACCTCAAGATTCTGATAATACTTATTGCCAAATTTATCAACACCAACAAGCGTTGCCCCAATATTGTGAATTTTGGTTTGCAGGAGGTTTCCATCTGGAAGGCACTTCAAATAGCCTTCCTCCTTAATCTCCCGCCAGAAGGTGCCAAGTCCCTTTTGTTTGATCCCTTGCAACACGTTCTTCACCACCTTCAAAGCCATCTCTCTGGTTTGTGTAACGCTGTGTGATATTCCATTGAAAGAAATTGATAAGTAGAAGTTCTAGACATTCTTAACATGCAACCCGAAAAAATGAAACATAATAATTAAATGCACGTCTTGATACAGTGGGTATTTCAAATCCTTTTGTTTCAAGCCATTATGCACTCGGGTATATATGAGATAACTATATGTCACCAAAGGATATGTCCAACAAACCAATTACCAACAAGCAGCG
The window above is part of the Tripterygium wilfordii isolate XIE 37 chromosome 3, ASM1340144v1, whole genome shotgun sequence genome. Proteins encoded here:
- the LOC119991598 gene encoding probable NADH dehydrogenase [ubiquinone] 1 alpha subcomplex subunit 12 encodes the protein MALKVVKNVLQGIKQKGLGTFWREIKEEGYLKCLPDGNLLQTKIHNIGATLVGVDKFGNKYYQNLEVQHGRHRWVEYAQKGRYNASQVPAEWHGWLHHITDHTGDELLMLKPKRYGIDHKENFSGEGEQYIYHSKGHTLNPGQRDWTRYQPWEPTKNE